CACGCACGGCTTATAGTTCAGGCGTTCATCGCCGGGCAGGATTTTGATCGCGCCACGACCATCCACCATCATTTGCTTGCCACCCGGCGCCAGCAGCGCCAGGCCGGGACGCAGGATGTCGCCATCCTCGGCTTCCTTGACGCTGATGCGGCACAGCTTGTCCAGGCGCTCGGCGAAAGCCTTGGTGAACGCGGCGGGCATATGCTGGATCAACACGATCGGCGCCGGAAAGTTGGCCGGCAGCTGAGTCAAGACGCGTTGCAGGGCCACCGGGCCGCCGGTGGACGTGCCGATGGCGACCAGCTTGTAGGCTTTGCGCTTGGGCGCGGGCGAATGAGCAGCAGGCGCGGCGGTACGCACAGGCGCGGTCGCCGCCGGCCGCGCAATCGGCGCCGGGGCGGGACGTGCATAAGCACTCGTCGAGGCCGCTGGAGCAGGCGCTGGCACTGGGGTTGCGGCGGGCGTCGGCGCGCTGAACAGGCTGCGGCGGTTACTGCGCGAAATGCTGTGCACCTTCTCGCACAGCATCTGTTTGACCTTGTCGGGGTTGCGCGAGATGTCTTCGAAATTCTTCGGCAGGAAGTCCACCGCGCCGGCGTCCAGCGCATCCAGGGTCACCCGGGCGCCTTCGTGGGTCAGCGAGGAGAACATCAACACCGGGGTCGGGCAGCGCTGCATGATGTGCCGAACTGCCGTGATGCCATCCATCATCGGCATCTCGTAGTCCATGGTGATTACATCGGGCTTCAATGCAATGGCTTGATCAATCGCCTCTTTGCCGTTGGTGGCCGTGCCGACCACCTGGATCGTTGGATCGGCGGAGAGAATTTCCGAGACGCGTCGGCGGAAGAAGCCCGAATCGTCCACCACCAGGACCTTGACTGCCATAAACACTCCGTTAGGTGGGGCGGGCAATACCGCCCTGACCCACCAGAATCAAATACGCCGAGCGGCGTAACGCTTGAGCATGCTCGGAACATCGAGAATCAGCGCGATCCGACCGTCACCGGTGATGGTCGCGCCCGACATGCCCGGGGTTCCCTGCAGCATTTTGCCCAAAGGCTTGATGACCACTTCTTCCTGGCCCACCAGTTGATCGACGACAAAGCCGATACGCTGAGTGCCCACGGAGAGAATCACCACATGGCCCTCGCGCTGCTCTTCATGGGCAGCCGAGGCGACCAGCCAGCGCTTGAGGTAGAACAGCGGCAATGCCTTGTCGCGCACGATCACCACTTCCTGGCCGTCCACCAC
Above is a genomic segment from Pseudomonas azadiae containing:
- a CDS encoding protein-glutamate methylesterase/protein-glutamine glutaminase; this translates as MAVKVLVVDDSGFFRRRVSEILSADPTIQVVGTATNGKEAIDQAIALKPDVITMDYEMPMMDGITAVRHIMQRCPTPVLMFSSLTHEGARVTLDALDAGAVDFLPKNFEDISRNPDKVKQMLCEKVHSISRSNRRSLFSAPTPAATPVPAPAPAASTSAYARPAPAPIARPAATAPVRTAAPAAHSPAPKRKAYKLVAIGTSTGGPVALQRVLTQLPANFPAPIVLIQHMPAAFTKAFAERLDKLCRISVKEAEDGDILRPGLALLAPGGKQMMVDGRGAIKILPGDERLNYKPCVDITFGSAAKSYGDKVLAVVLTGMGADGREGARLLKQGGSAIWAQDEASCVIYGMPMAIVKADLADAVYSLDDIGKHLVEACL